From Permianibacter aggregans, a single genomic window includes:
- the ppa gene encoding inorganic diphosphatase codes for MALKEVHAGKNLPDEVNVIIEIPAHADPIKYEVDKDSGAIFVDRFMGTAMHYPCNYGYIPHTISEDGDPADVLVVTPFPLQAGVVIRCRTVGVLKMEDEAGGDAKLIAVPVAKLTPLYNKVKTHEDLPEILLHQIQHFFEHYKDLEKGKWVKVLGWDGPDAARSEILSSLQRYQDSVKK; via the coding sequence ATGGCCCTGAAAGAAGTACATGCCGGCAAGAACCTGCCGGACGAAGTCAACGTCATCATCGAAATTCCGGCCCATGCCGATCCGATCAAATACGAAGTGGACAAGGATTCCGGTGCCATTTTCGTCGATCGTTTCATGGGCACCGCGATGCACTATCCGTGCAACTATGGTTACATTCCGCACACCATTTCCGAAGACGGAGATCCGGCCGATGTGCTGGTCGTGACGCCATTCCCGTTGCAGGCCGGCGTGGTCATTCGCTGCCGCACGGTTGGCGTGTTGAAGATGGAAGATGAAGCCGGTGGTGACGCCAAGCTGATCGCGGTGCCGGTTGCCAAGCTGACGCCGCTCTACAACAAAGTGAAAACGCACGAAGATTTGCCAGAAATTTTGTTGCACCAGATCCAGCATTTCTTTGAGCACTATAAAGATCTGGAAAAGGGTAAATGGGTCAAAGTGCTCGGTTGGGACGGCCCGGATGCGGCTCGCAGCGAAATCCTGAGTTCGTTGCAGCGTTATCAGGATAGCGTCAAGAAATAA